A window of Panicum virgatum strain AP13 chromosome 8K, P.virgatum_v5, whole genome shotgun sequence contains these coding sequences:
- the LOC120644776 gene encoding serine/arginine repetitive matrix protein 1-like isoform X1: MVAMGVDEDEERRMDERPVHQGCMAGFLHLFDRPQILSGRRLHGSPRRLLSSGSSGSATPSERSMPLERATPAPSSPDMTPPAAPRPSLQLDPKDGGGGGGGAGGWAAPSWRLPRLSLDSRAVVDAGGKLRPREIRTAPAPGAPPSPSAAGDERRSPSVVARLMGLDALPHGLDAAGDGAASPAALRRSASERVPPRDPSHFRFVDPAFFERPASPLPPLVERPSPAASAPAAGEAMRRAPDPGCPRSFQRRSRFDAHEVFPEPANRADPAAAGAHGEIALYGEIERRLRKRGIAEPARDLETLKQILEALQLKGLLHHTPTPPPPVRTAPPPPPIVVMRPNHRAQPPSRLTPARRLRVDVDRARRPRSPDPSASPARSPASPARRGPHSPQRRVSPVQSPKQQQQPQPPFRRPSGFDSAGAPVRIARRAAHNAAALSPDDEASTTFSDGGSSSSFSASSRWDLEPQPDSRTDRGLLERCGKLLSSIQAFTGGDAAGSDQQPSPVSVLDAAAFLADGDSPSSSSGSKRAIDFSSVGGGAGPKPPAATASSDPEDDEWALGTGPVGPEASGDPDYAYVADLVRLFGGARGSWLRDPADVYKAAEQRRRQRGGDPCDTWHHRRLLCGAVGEALERQRAACPWEPAAWLRGAELVDHVRAEVRRAGEPAPRAAGDEEEEEGEAEEDLNAVTCRAIRRDMAADEGRWAATQRRRVGVVVSGAEAAEAVLQIERLVFRDLVADTIRELADADRPLPRRKLVF; encoded by the exons ATGGTGGCCATGGGcgtggacgaggacgaggagcgGCGGATGGACGAGCGGCCCGTGCACCAGGGCTGCATGGCGGGGTTCCTCCACCTCTTCGACCGCCCCCAGATCCTCTCCGGCCGCCGGCTCCacggctcgccgcgccgcctcctgtCCTCGGGCTCCAGC GGGTCGGCGACGCCGTCGGAGCGGTCGATGCCGCTGGAGCGGGCGACGcctgcgccgtcgtcgccggacatgacgccgcccgccgcgccgaggCCGTCGCTGCAGCTGGACCCCAaggacggaggcggcggcgggggcggggcgggcggcTGGGCCGCGCCGTCGTGGCGGCTGCCGCGGCTCTCGCTCGACAGCCGCGCCGTGGTGGACGCCGGGGGCAAGCTCCGGCCGCGCGAGATCCGGACGGCGCCCgcccccggcgcgccgccgtcgccgtccgccgcggGCGACGAGCGCCGCTCGCCCAGCGTCGTCGCGCGGCTCATGGGCCTCGACGCGCTGCCGCACGGCTTGGACGCGGCGGGGGACGGCGCCGCGAGCCCGGCCGCGCTCCGGCGGTCGGCGTCCGAGCGCGTGCCGCCGCGGGACCCGTCACACTTCCGGTTCGTCGACCCGGCCTTCTTCGAGCGCCCGGcgtcgccgctcccgccgctgGTGGagcggccgtcgccggcggcctcggcgccggccgcgggggAGGCGATGCGGCGGGCGCCGGATCCGGGGTGCCCGCGCTCGTTCCAGAGGCGCAGCCGCTTCGACGCGCACGAGGTGTTCCCGGAGCCCGCGAACCGCGCCgacccggcggccgccggcgcccacggCGAGATCGCGCTCTACGGCGAGAtcgagcgccgcctccgcaaGCGCGGCATCGCGGAGCCGGCCCGGGATCTCGAGACGCTGAAGCAAATACtcgaggcgctgcagctcaaGGGCCTGCTCCACCACactcccacgccgccgccgcccgtacgcaccgctccgccgccgccgcccatcgtcGTCATGCGCCCGAACCACCGCGCGCAGCCGCCGTCGCGGCTCACACCCGCGCGGCGGCTCCGCGTCGACGTCGaccgcgcccgccgcccacGGTCTCCAGACCCGTCCGCTTCCCCCGCGCGGAGCCCGGCCTCCCCTGCTCGGCGCGGCCCGCACTCGCCGCAGCGGCGCGTGTCGCCCGTGCAGTCcccgaagcagcagcagcagccgcagccgcctTTCAGGAGGCCAAGCGGCTTCGACTCCGCCGGCGCCCCGGTCCGCATTGCCCGCCGCGCGGCGCACAACGCCGCGGCGCTTTCTCCCGACGACGAGGCCTCCACCACCTTCtccgacggcggcagcagcagctcctTCAGCGCCTCCTCCCGCTGGGACTTGGAGCCG CAGCCGGACTCCCGGACTGACCGCGGCCTGCTGGAGCGGTGCGGGAAGCTCCTGAGCAGCATCCAGGCGTtcaccggcggcgacgcggcggggtCCGACCAGCAGCCGAGCCCGGTGTCCGTGCTCGACGCGGCAGCCTTCCTCGCCGACGGGGActcgccgtcgtcctcgtcggGGTCGAAACGGGCCATCGACTTCAGCAGCGTTGGTGGTGGAGCGGGCCCGAAGCCACCGGCCGCGACGGCGTCCTCCGACCCGGAGGATGACGAGTGGGCCCTGGGGACAGGCCCCGTGGGCCCCGAGGCGAGCGGCGACCCGGACTACGCCTACGTGGCGGATCTGGTCCGCCTGTTCGGTGGCGCCCGCGGCAGCTGGCTGCGGGACCCGGCCGACGTGTACAAGGccgcggagcagcggcggcgccagcgtGGCGGCGACCCCTGCGACACGTGGCACCACCGCCGGCTGCTGTGCGGCGCGGTTGGGGAGGCGCTGGAGCGGCAGCGCGCGGCGTGCCCCTGGGAGCCCGCGGCGTGGCTCCGCGGCGCCGAGCTCGTGGACCACGTCCGGGCCGAGGtccggcgcgccggcgagcccgcgccgcgggcggccggggacgaggaggaggaggagggggaagcCGAGGAGGACCTGAACGCCGTCACGTGCCGCGCGATCCGGCGCGACATGGCGGCGGACGAGGGGCGGTGGGCggcgacgcagcggcggcgggtgggggTGGTGGTgtccggcgcggaggcggccgagGCCGTGCTGCAGATCGAGCGGCTGGTGTTCCGGGACCTCGTCGCCGACACCATCCGCGAGCTCGCCGACGCGGACCGGCCCCTGCCGCGCCGGAAGCTGGTCTTCTGA
- the LOC120644776 gene encoding SH3 and multiple ankyrin repeat domains protein 1-like isoform X2: MVAMGVDEDEERRMDERPVHQGCMAGFLHLFDRPQILSGRRLHGSPRRLLSSGSSGSATPSERSMPLERATPAPSSPDMTPPAAPRPSLQLDPKDGGGGGGGAGGWAAPSWRLPRLSLDSRAVVDAGGKLRPREIRTAPAPGAPPSPSAAGDERRSPSVVARLMGLDALPHGLDAAGDGAASPAALRRSASERVPPRDPSHFRFVDPAFFERPASPLPPLVERPSPAASAPAAGEAMRRAPDPGCPRSFQRRSRFDAHEVFPEPANRADPAAAGAHGEIALYGEIERRLRKRGIAEPARDLETLKQILEALQLKGLLHHTPTPPPPVRTAPPPPPIVVMRPNHRAQPPSRLTPARRLRVDVDRARRPRSPDPSASPARSPASPARRGPHSPQRRVSPVQSPKQQQQPQPPFRRPSGFDSAGAPVRIARRAAHNAAALSPDDEASTTFSDGGSSSSFSASSRWDLEPPDSRTDRGLLERCGKLLSSIQAFTGGDAAGSDQQPSPVSVLDAAAFLADGDSPSSSSGSKRAIDFSSVGGGAGPKPPAATASSDPEDDEWALGTGPVGPEASGDPDYAYVADLVRLFGGARGSWLRDPADVYKAAEQRRRQRGGDPCDTWHHRRLLCGAVGEALERQRAACPWEPAAWLRGAELVDHVRAEVRRAGEPAPRAAGDEEEEEGEAEEDLNAVTCRAIRRDMAADEGRWAATQRRRVGVVVSGAEAAEAVLQIERLVFRDLVADTIRELADADRPLPRRKLVF, encoded by the exons ATGGTGGCCATGGGcgtggacgaggacgaggagcgGCGGATGGACGAGCGGCCCGTGCACCAGGGCTGCATGGCGGGGTTCCTCCACCTCTTCGACCGCCCCCAGATCCTCTCCGGCCGCCGGCTCCacggctcgccgcgccgcctcctgtCCTCGGGCTCCAGC GGGTCGGCGACGCCGTCGGAGCGGTCGATGCCGCTGGAGCGGGCGACGcctgcgccgtcgtcgccggacatgacgccgcccgccgcgccgaggCCGTCGCTGCAGCTGGACCCCAaggacggaggcggcggcgggggcggggcgggcggcTGGGCCGCGCCGTCGTGGCGGCTGCCGCGGCTCTCGCTCGACAGCCGCGCCGTGGTGGACGCCGGGGGCAAGCTCCGGCCGCGCGAGATCCGGACGGCGCCCgcccccggcgcgccgccgtcgccgtccgccgcggGCGACGAGCGCCGCTCGCCCAGCGTCGTCGCGCGGCTCATGGGCCTCGACGCGCTGCCGCACGGCTTGGACGCGGCGGGGGACGGCGCCGCGAGCCCGGCCGCGCTCCGGCGGTCGGCGTCCGAGCGCGTGCCGCCGCGGGACCCGTCACACTTCCGGTTCGTCGACCCGGCCTTCTTCGAGCGCCCGGcgtcgccgctcccgccgctgGTGGagcggccgtcgccggcggcctcggcgccggccgcgggggAGGCGATGCGGCGGGCGCCGGATCCGGGGTGCCCGCGCTCGTTCCAGAGGCGCAGCCGCTTCGACGCGCACGAGGTGTTCCCGGAGCCCGCGAACCGCGCCgacccggcggccgccggcgcccacggCGAGATCGCGCTCTACGGCGAGAtcgagcgccgcctccgcaaGCGCGGCATCGCGGAGCCGGCCCGGGATCTCGAGACGCTGAAGCAAATACtcgaggcgctgcagctcaaGGGCCTGCTCCACCACactcccacgccgccgccgcccgtacgcaccgctccgccgccgccgcccatcgtcGTCATGCGCCCGAACCACCGCGCGCAGCCGCCGTCGCGGCTCACACCCGCGCGGCGGCTCCGCGTCGACGTCGaccgcgcccgccgcccacGGTCTCCAGACCCGTCCGCTTCCCCCGCGCGGAGCCCGGCCTCCCCTGCTCGGCGCGGCCCGCACTCGCCGCAGCGGCGCGTGTCGCCCGTGCAGTCcccgaagcagcagcagcagccgcagccgcctTTCAGGAGGCCAAGCGGCTTCGACTCCGCCGGCGCCCCGGTCCGCATTGCCCGCCGCGCGGCGCACAACGCCGCGGCGCTTTCTCCCGACGACGAGGCCTCCACCACCTTCtccgacggcggcagcagcagctcctTCAGCGCCTCCTCCCGCTGGGACTTGGAGCCG CCGGACTCCCGGACTGACCGCGGCCTGCTGGAGCGGTGCGGGAAGCTCCTGAGCAGCATCCAGGCGTtcaccggcggcgacgcggcggggtCCGACCAGCAGCCGAGCCCGGTGTCCGTGCTCGACGCGGCAGCCTTCCTCGCCGACGGGGActcgccgtcgtcctcgtcggGGTCGAAACGGGCCATCGACTTCAGCAGCGTTGGTGGTGGAGCGGGCCCGAAGCCACCGGCCGCGACGGCGTCCTCCGACCCGGAGGATGACGAGTGGGCCCTGGGGACAGGCCCCGTGGGCCCCGAGGCGAGCGGCGACCCGGACTACGCCTACGTGGCGGATCTGGTCCGCCTGTTCGGTGGCGCCCGCGGCAGCTGGCTGCGGGACCCGGCCGACGTGTACAAGGccgcggagcagcggcggcgccagcgtGGCGGCGACCCCTGCGACACGTGGCACCACCGCCGGCTGCTGTGCGGCGCGGTTGGGGAGGCGCTGGAGCGGCAGCGCGCGGCGTGCCCCTGGGAGCCCGCGGCGTGGCTCCGCGGCGCCGAGCTCGTGGACCACGTCCGGGCCGAGGtccggcgcgccggcgagcccgcgccgcgggcggccggggacgaggaggaggaggagggggaagcCGAGGAGGACCTGAACGCCGTCACGTGCCGCGCGATCCGGCGCGACATGGCGGCGGACGAGGGGCGGTGGGCggcgacgcagcggcggcgggtgggggTGGTGGTgtccggcgcggaggcggccgagGCCGTGCTGCAGATCGAGCGGCTGGTGTTCCGGGACCTCGTCGCCGACACCATCCGCGAGCTCGCCGACGCGGACCGGCCCCTGCCGCGCCGGAAGCTGGTCTTCTGA